One window of Alosa sapidissima isolate fAloSap1 chromosome 21, fAloSap1.pri, whole genome shotgun sequence genomic DNA carries:
- the si:dkey-266f7.9 gene encoding 1-phosphatidylinositol phosphodiesterase, producing MNIQLLLMETILLWLLSVSSGALQRPDYDDTSTPEFLTPSWMADIPSSRPLSEVTMPGTHNTMALYGGGLAECQSWSLAQQLHAGVRFLDVRVRHVGGNLTIHHGISYQYAHFGDVLQGVDAFLKEHPSETVLMRLREELSETGDIYAAVVRYIQTYARWDLFWNNRRMPTMGEARGKLIVLQNFAGPALGMLYSSLFIADDWQVPSLDYVPQKWKSVYTHLERAQVDEKSRMYLTYSSGASIRAWPYALARRVNPLLYEFLTARVGTPRRFGIITMDFPGAQMCRVIISFNWASRTAA from the exons GTTGCTAAGCGTCAGTAGTGGCGCACTCCAGCGCCCGGACTACGACGACACGTCCACCCCCGAGTTCCTGACCCCTTCCTGGATGGCGGACATCCCCAGCAGCCGTCCGCTCTCCGAGGTCACCATGCCGGGCACGCACAACACCATGGCACTGTACGGCGGCGGCCTGGCCGAGTGCCAGTCCTGGTCGCTAGCGCAGCAGCTGCACGCCGGCGTCCGCTTCCTGGACGTGCGCGTGCGCCACGTGGGCGGCAATCTGACCATCCACCACGGCATCTCCTACCAGTACGCACACTTCGGCGACGTCCTGCAGGGTGTGGACGCCTTCCTCAAGGAGCACCCCAGCGAGACGGTGCTCATGCGTCTGCGCGAGGAGCTTAGCGAGACGGGGGACATCTACGCCGCCGTGGTGCGCTACATCCAGACCTATGCCCGCTGGGACCTGTTCTGGAACAACCGCCGCATGCCCACCATGGGCGAGGCTCGTGGGAAGCTCATCGTCCTGCAGAACTTCGCCGGGCCGGCCCTGGGCATGCTCTACTCTTCACTGTTTATCGCAGACGACTGGCAG GTGCCATCTCTGGATTACGTCCCGCAGAAGTGGAAGAGCGTGTACACGCACCTGGAGAGGGCCCAGGTGGACGAGAAGTCGCGCATGTACCTCACCTACTCTAGCGGAGCCAGCATCCGAGCCTGGCCCTACGCGCTGGCCCGCCGGGTCAACCCGCTCCTCTACGAGTTCCTGACGGCCCGCGTTGGCACGCCGCGCCGCTTCGGCATCATCACCATGGACTTCCCTGGTGCCCAGATGTGCCGCGTCATCATCAGCTTCAACTGGGCCTCCAGAACAGCGGCGTAG